Proteins from a genomic interval of Halopseudomonas litoralis:
- a CDS encoding GspH/FimT family pseudopilin, translating to MTRVKGFTLVELMVTIAVAAILLAIAMPSLDNISASNALKSTTRDLVSTISTARSQSISTRTDIEVRPTGGGWADGWSIVYGDGAAEEDQNYAPRDGVTVTRSGSNGALEFLARGGMSGGAATFTVCHADLSQGRSVSVSFLGKVTTAVGTC from the coding sequence ATGACTCGTGTTAAGGGATTTACGTTGGTGGAGCTGATGGTTACCATTGCTGTGGCCGCCATCTTGCTTGCTATAGCGATGCCATCTCTAGATAACATTTCAGCCAGCAACGCTCTCAAGTCGACCACACGCGACCTGGTTTCCACCATCAGTACCGCCCGCTCCCAATCGATCAGCACCCGAACCGATATAGAGGTCAGACCCACTGGCGGCGGCTGGGCCGATGGCTGGTCAATCGTCTATGGCGATGGCGCCGCCGAGGAAGACCAGAACTACGCGCCTCGTGATGGCGTAACCGTAACCCGATCCGGATCCAACGGAGCCCTCGAGTTCCTCGCCCGCGGCGGCATGTCGGGTGGAGCGGCCACGTTCACCGTCTGCCATGCCGACCTCTCCCAAGGGCGTAGCGTATCGGTTTCCTTCCTGGGCAAGGTGACTACTGCTGTGGGGACTTGCTGA
- the pilV gene encoding type IV pilus modification protein PilV codes for MLLKNSRARQSGISLLEVLISLLILSLGALGFAGLQLKGLKTTEDANYRAHATLIAQDAIERILSNPEQITAYITSNSYTATAPGTAPPGNCVGSTCSASAMATWDIAHLNWTVANALPAGRIMAGTCPFNGGNAQCVTVSWNGMLPGNCTTAGGINSTPDSTCLVMEIIR; via the coding sequence ATGCTGCTAAAAAACTCACGGGCACGTCAGAGCGGCATCAGCCTGCTTGAAGTTCTCATATCCCTACTCATTCTCTCGCTCGGCGCCTTGGGTTTCGCTGGTCTACAACTCAAGGGTTTGAAGACCACCGAAGATGCAAACTATCGCGCCCACGCCACCCTTATAGCTCAGGACGCCATTGAACGCATCCTGTCGAACCCCGAACAGATAACCGCCTATATCACCAGCAACAGCTATACCGCAACCGCGCCCGGCACTGCACCGCCCGGCAACTGTGTAGGCAGCACCTGCTCTGCAAGCGCAATGGCCACCTGGGACATAGCCCATCTCAACTGGACGGTAGCCAATGCCCTGCCGGCAGGACGCATCATGGCCGGTACCTGCCCCTTCAATGGCGGCAACGCTCAGTGTGTAACGGTCAGCTGGAACGGCATGCTCCCCGGCAACTGCACGACAGCGGGCGGTATCAACAGCACTCCTGACAGTACTTGCCTCGTTATGGAGATCATCCGATGA
- a CDS encoding PilW family protein, producing MKSTQKGLTLIELMVALLLGLIFSAAAFQLLFANQRTFGLQQTLASLQEDGQMALRYIAADIRNAGRGTILQGTIPPVILDPASPNGHSQNGTNDELVVQYFGTADCQGTTSATEVEIINRYFVQGGALLCSGNRSGGTVELLNGVESFQVLYGLDTDKNETLSVTTYANASATMLDPSEAGADDAPVLVSIRLAVLLQSEELTQQAPSSATTHHVLNQRITSPSDRRIRRVFSTTVHMRNFNSEEV from the coding sequence ATGAAAAGTACCCAGAAAGGTCTGACTCTGATTGAGCTGATGGTTGCCCTGTTACTCGGGCTCATCTTCTCTGCCGCAGCCTTCCAGCTCCTGTTTGCCAACCAGCGTACATTCGGTTTGCAACAAACCCTCGCCTCGCTGCAGGAAGACGGCCAAATGGCCCTGCGTTACATAGCTGCGGATATTCGCAACGCCGGTCGCGGCACAATACTGCAGGGCACCATCCCCCCTGTGATACTGGATCCGGCCTCTCCCAACGGCCACTCACAGAACGGCACCAATGACGAACTGGTGGTGCAATACTTTGGTACCGCTGATTGCCAAGGCACAACAAGCGCAACAGAAGTCGAAATCATCAATCGCTACTTTGTTCAAGGCGGGGCGCTACTCTGTTCGGGTAATCGGTCAGGCGGCACAGTGGAATTGCTGAACGGCGTGGAAAGTTTTCAGGTTCTATACGGCCTGGATACCGACAAGAACGAAACGCTGAGCGTAACTACCTACGCCAACGCCAGTGCCACCATGCTTGATCCCAGTGAAGCAGGCGCCGACGACGCCCCCGTTCTGGTTTCCATCCGCCTTGCTGTTCTGCTCCAAAGCGAGGAATTGACTCAACAAGCACCAAGCAGCGCCACCACGCACCATGTACTGAATCAACGGATCACCTCACCTTCTGATCGCCGCATCCGCCGGGTTTTCTCTACCACGGTACACATGCGCAACTTCAACTCGGAGGAGGTGTGA
- a CDS encoding PilX N-terminal domain-containing pilus assembly protein codes for MTPTRNHPERGAVLLVSLLILLMVSVLGISAMRSSIFANKVATGIQADAMTFEAAETAIAVAYGSMLQNNSLQTVFAPGHTTTTCIASGGSSDGSCGSNTTFDNRGLLTAEAFSYFAGYKALPGGQISTTAGGNLFVDYKINILGQSTMPSYNIENHHQQEALKRGIKPGSEIE; via the coding sequence ATGACCCCGACTCGCAATCATCCAGAGCGTGGTGCCGTGCTGCTCGTTTCGTTACTGATTTTGCTGATGGTATCGGTGCTGGGCATTTCAGCCATGCGCTCCAGCATCTTCGCCAACAAGGTCGCCACCGGGATTCAGGCCGACGCCATGACCTTCGAAGCGGCGGAAACAGCCATTGCAGTAGCCTATGGCAGCATGCTGCAAAACAATTCTCTGCAAACCGTTTTCGCCCCCGGCCACACCACGACTACCTGTATAGCCAGCGGCGGTAGCTCTGACGGTAGCTGCGGCTCCAACACTACCTTCGATAACCGGGGCTTACTCACCGCAGAAGCGTTCAGCTATTTCGCGGGCTACAAGGCCCTTCCCGGCGGCCAGATCAGCACCACCGCCGGCGGCAATTTGTTTGTCGATTACAAGATCAACATCCTTGGGCAAAGCACCATGCCCAGCTACAACATCGAAAACCACCATCAACAGGAAGCTCTGAAACGGGGAATCAAACCCGGTTCAGAGATCGAGTAA
- a CDS encoding PilC/PilY family type IV pilus protein, with product MKLLTHVLPTALFTSMLCLSSLAYADDTEIYFAQANADNEENRSVANVLIMIDTSGSMRFCQNELSTSGHNATWCSNAQNRRINILQNALDQLLDSVSPSIRLGIGRYNYRTSSSSGQRGGRILVPVTELNNDTRTLIRSQLETLNGAGNNSSGGANAQPVGDTPTARAFSEAARYMMGMAPVFGSTANGQQPSVCAAEEEVETNCRDVVVYGDPSTVDFCDITSNEYQCIRGTYQNLPDWQFCDLNSDDCRLRNSWTSWTWNESCDHTLSWCDRRERGLFIRYYEYQHQRFEQRRYTQRIPTGAIERVCSRDVQCTAPLTIIENNHYVSPMNLNNQCETNHIILFTDGAPSPNDQPGLDDVVSSNCVANNTGSYTCQTRIASYLNSTSNAKGREVFTHNIGLYMGNNEANMKAVSDAGAGSTANADNAEQLIAAFLANLDLIDEQARSISAPGVAVNTQSRFQHLDELFYSAFQPAESSYWEGNLKKYKWSAEEDADGNVEGEIQGVGGSNAIDPDTGYFRDGARSFWSNEVDGNDVTKGGARVNIPAERRLFYTSEVEGNISQLTWTNTSTPANTLLGLEPDDETARTAVFQRLKTMWADPLHSVPVIVNYNDDDPYANVAFISTNGGMLHAIDTKTGTEKFAFMPYEFLSQAERYTTDRPGLLGNKRQTYGLDGSWVAWQRSAEQDGKVYLYGGMRRGGQHYYALDVTDPEQPKMLWQISPESSGFAKLGQTWSTPTLTQVWTGGEAVPALVFGGGYSPLDHDDYASRSTEDQMGNGIYIVNAVSGDLLWSAGGDDNFTSTVADMKWAIPSSIAVVDKNFDGVADHLYFGDLGGQVFRADLPGSDDGSVQIVRIADLGGASGASQRRFYEAPAVAYDRVGGEEALYVAISSGYRAHPLNETAKDGIFIIRDQAAMQGGGNTLATVNNMTNVVSSSAANNVGWYYLFSEDSPDRSGEKAMSSPVIFDGKILQSTYAPTRQDDDDNPCAVRYGAAFLHTIDLRTGAPAALTGEAPANRSRGLDQSTPPPTPSLLVDEEGNLITVIGTEPTDPGNFGNPDLRRHRWMQLPRNEANTIKAGASGGNTEEGGAGL from the coding sequence ATGAAACTACTGACTCATGTACTGCCCACTGCCCTCTTTACCTCGATGCTCTGTTTGTCATCCCTAGCCTATGCAGACGATACGGAAATCTATTTCGCTCAGGCGAATGCGGATAATGAAGAAAACCGATCTGTAGCCAACGTGCTGATCATGATCGACACATCCGGCTCCATGCGCTTCTGCCAGAATGAACTATCTACATCAGGCCATAACGCAACCTGGTGTTCAAACGCCCAAAATCGGCGTATCAATATTCTGCAGAACGCCCTTGATCAGCTGCTAGACTCCGTATCACCCTCAATCCGCCTAGGTATCGGTCGATATAACTACCGCACGAGTAGTAGTTCAGGTCAGCGAGGGGGCCGCATTCTGGTACCAGTCACCGAGCTTAACAATGACACCCGAACACTGATTCGTTCACAACTAGAAACATTGAACGGCGCAGGCAACAACTCCAGTGGCGGAGCCAACGCTCAGCCAGTCGGCGACACGCCCACCGCACGTGCCTTCTCGGAAGCGGCGCGCTATATGATGGGCATGGCTCCCGTATTTGGCTCCACAGCCAATGGCCAGCAACCCTCGGTATGCGCCGCTGAAGAGGAGGTTGAGACAAACTGCCGAGATGTAGTCGTTTATGGCGATCCCAGTACCGTAGACTTCTGCGATATCACGTCCAACGAATATCAATGCATCAGAGGCACCTATCAGAACCTGCCTGACTGGCAGTTCTGCGATCTCAATTCAGATGACTGCAGGTTACGTAACTCATGGACAAGCTGGACCTGGAATGAATCTTGCGACCATACATTAAGCTGGTGTGACCGTCGGGAGCGAGGACTATTCATCCGGTACTATGAATATCAGCACCAACGCTTTGAACAGCGGCGCTACACTCAACGCATCCCTACCGGTGCCATTGAGCGCGTCTGCAGCAGAGATGTGCAATGCACAGCTCCGCTGACCATCATTGAGAACAACCACTACGTTTCGCCGATGAACCTCAATAACCAATGCGAAACCAATCATATCATCCTGTTTACCGATGGGGCCCCGAGCCCTAATGACCAGCCAGGGCTGGACGACGTTGTCTCAAGCAACTGTGTCGCCAATAACACTGGCTCATACACCTGTCAAACACGCATCGCCAGTTATCTGAACAGCACTTCAAACGCCAAAGGTCGCGAGGTATTTACCCACAACATCGGCCTGTATATGGGCAACAACGAAGCCAACATGAAAGCGGTCTCAGATGCTGGCGCCGGCTCAACCGCCAACGCCGATAACGCCGAACAACTCATCGCCGCCTTTCTTGCCAACCTCGACCTGATCGACGAGCAAGCCCGCTCCATTTCCGCCCCCGGCGTAGCAGTTAACACCCAGAGCCGCTTCCAACACTTGGATGAGCTGTTCTATTCAGCATTCCAACCAGCAGAGAGCAGCTACTGGGAAGGCAACCTGAAAAAGTATAAATGGTCCGCTGAAGAAGATGCTGACGGCAATGTGGAAGGTGAAATCCAGGGTGTTGGCGGCAGCAACGCCATCGACCCAGACACTGGCTACTTCAGGGATGGCGCGCGCAGCTTCTGGAGTAACGAGGTAGACGGTAATGACGTCACCAAGGGCGGGGCCCGCGTGAATATTCCCGCTGAACGTCGACTGTTTTATACATCTGAAGTTGAAGGCAATATCTCGCAACTAACCTGGACCAACACGTCCACTCCCGCTAACACTCTGCTTGGCCTTGAGCCCGACGATGAAACTGCACGTACAGCTGTATTCCAACGCTTGAAAACCATGTGGGCCGACCCATTGCATAGCGTACCGGTGATCGTCAATTACAACGATGACGATCCCTACGCCAACGTTGCATTTATCTCCACCAACGGTGGCATGTTGCATGCCATCGATACCAAAACAGGTACTGAAAAGTTTGCCTTCATGCCCTACGAGTTTCTCAGCCAGGCAGAACGCTACACAACAGATCGACCAGGTCTTCTCGGCAACAAGCGCCAGACCTACGGGCTGGATGGTAGTTGGGTTGCCTGGCAGCGCTCCGCCGAACAAGATGGCAAAGTCTACCTCTACGGCGGCATGCGTCGCGGTGGCCAGCATTATTACGCGCTGGACGTGACCGACCCAGAACAGCCCAAGATGCTCTGGCAGATCAGTCCCGAATCCAGCGGCTTCGCTAAACTGGGCCAGACTTGGTCTACCCCGACCCTTACTCAGGTATGGACTGGTGGTGAAGCAGTACCGGCCCTTGTATTCGGTGGCGGTTACAGCCCTCTGGATCATGATGATTACGCCAGCCGCTCTACAGAGGACCAAATGGGCAATGGCATCTACATAGTCAACGCCGTCTCTGGTGATCTGCTCTGGTCCGCAGGCGGCGATGACAATTTCACATCAACAGTAGCTGATATGAAGTGGGCTATCCCCAGCTCAATCGCCGTCGTCGACAAGAACTTTGATGGTGTAGCTGATCATCTCTACTTCGGCGACCTTGGCGGCCAGGTATTCCGCGCAGACCTGCCGGGCAGTGATGACGGTAGCGTCCAGATTGTCCGCATAGCTGATCTTGGTGGCGCCAGCGGTGCCAGCCAGCGGCGCTTCTACGAAGCACCCGCAGTTGCCTATGATCGTGTCGGCGGTGAAGAAGCGCTGTATGTCGCCATCAGTTCTGGGTATCGCGCTCATCCGCTGAATGAAACCGCCAAAGACGGCATATTCATCATACGTGACCAAGCCGCCATGCAGGGCGGCGGAAATACGCTGGCCACCGTGAACAATATGACCAACGTAGTCTCCAGCAGCGCGGCCAATAACGTCGGCTGGTACTACCTGTTCAGCGAAGACAGCCCAGACCGCTCCGGCGAGAAAGCGATGTCCTCACCGGTCATATTTGACGGCAAGATTCTGCAAAGCACCTATGCGCCCACCCGGCAGGATGACGACGACAACCCCTGCGCGGTGCGGTATGGTGCTGCCTTCCTGCATACCATTGACCTCAGAACCGGCGCCCCAGCGGCACTGACGGGCGAAGCTCCTGCTAACCGCAGCCGCGGCCTGGATCAATCAACACCACCACCCACCCCCAGTCTGCTGGTGGACGAGGAAGGCAATCTGATTACAGTGATAGGCACAGAGCCGACCGACCCTGGCAACTTTGGCAATCCCGACCTGCGCCGCCACCGCTGGATGCAATTGCCGCGAAATGAAGCCAATACCATCAAGGCTGGCGCCTCGGGCGGCAATACCGAAGAAGGAGGCGCCGGATTATGA
- a CDS encoding type IV pilin protein encodes MTKGISRKLSKGFTLIEIMIVVTIIGILASIAYPSYLDYVRRGHQTEAQGQMMELASALEEHRAKNFTYSGATLSALSPSLAANAHYNAALALGANNQSYTITSNTSSSLMSGMPALTLDNRGTASWDSHP; translated from the coding sequence ATGACCAAGGGCATTTCGCGCAAACTGAGCAAAGGCTTTACGCTGATTGAAATTATGATCGTCGTGACCATCATCGGCATCCTGGCCTCTATCGCCTACCCCTCCTATCTGGATTACGTGCGGAGGGGCCACCAGACCGAAGCGCAGGGGCAGATGATGGAGTTGGCCTCTGCGCTGGAGGAGCATAGAGCGAAAAACTTCACTTACAGCGGTGCCACTTTATCCGCTCTCTCACCGTCACTAGCTGCGAACGCACATTATAACGCGGCATTGGCGCTGGGAGCTAACAACCAGTCCTATACCATTACCTCCAACACTTCCAGCTCCCTTATGTCAGGTATGCCGGCCCTGACTCTGGATAACAGAGGAACCGCCTCCTGGGATAGTCATCCCTAA
- a CDS encoding DUF2889 domain-containing protein: MQEPDSPHVFFRRIIFDVTPTECRVAMEDEHHYFILQLGHDGERITSVVSTARRTPWTLCPEAERQLQMFVSQPLRQRIAVTLPEIDSKQQCTHQYDLLMLALSQALRPGRREYLVKVVGAMHEYRHAELLLDDDKLLDWRLRGTVVHSEDQCNQQDLRSIMPWADEHLDDQMLEALFVQRRAVMVAASKGFDLDLIPNAGVAMRARAGACFVFQPERAVSAVRIVGNTRTDVHGADDLLVE; this comes from the coding sequence ATGCAAGAACCGGATTCACCCCACGTTTTCTTCCGCCGCATCATCTTTGATGTAACCCCGACCGAATGCCGGGTGGCCATGGAGGATGAGCATCACTATTTCATCCTGCAGCTGGGTCACGATGGCGAGCGGATCACTTCGGTTGTCAGCACCGCCCGGCGCACGCCATGGACCCTATGCCCCGAGGCCGAGCGGCAGCTGCAGATGTTCGTCAGTCAACCCCTGCGTCAGCGCATTGCCGTCACTCTGCCAGAGATCGACAGCAAACAACAATGCACCCACCAATACGACCTGCTGATGTTGGCCTTATCGCAGGCACTGCGTCCCGGGCGGCGGGAGTACCTGGTCAAGGTGGTCGGCGCCATGCACGAATACCGCCACGCCGAACTCTTGCTGGACGATGACAAACTGCTGGACTGGCGCCTGCGCGGCACTGTGGTCCATAGCGAGGATCAGTGCAATCAGCAAGACCTGCGCAGCATCATGCCCTGGGCGGATGAACATCTGGATGATCAGATGCTGGAAGCCCTGTTCGTGCAGCGGCGAGCGGTCATGGTAGCCGCCAGCAAGGGGTTTGATCTGGATCTGATCCCCAACGCCGGCGTAGCCATGCGGGCACGTGCCGGGGCTTGTTTTGTGTTTCAGCCGGAGCGGGCTGTGAGTGCGGTGCGGATTGTGGGTAACACCCGGACCGATGTGCATGGCGCGGATGATCTGTTGGTGGAGTGA
- a CDS encoding glutathione S-transferase family protein: MYQLIGAPVSLYTGKVRCYLHFKGITFKEILSTPQVFKELIIPRTGVRYIPVLVTPDDQVIQDTTDIIDHLEQRFADRSVYPVGPCQRLVALLMEIYGDEWLVNPAMLYRWANDENREFAIQEFGRTRLPGASDEEQYAAGLEASGPFAGALPRLGVTDHSRPAIEHSYMALLTELNTHFSAYDYLLGDKPCIGDYGLIGPLYAHLYRDPASGRLMRDQAPQVASWVERMISPDANHNEGDYLADDQIPDTLLPIIARMFDEQVPVLLETARLLEQWTQASPDSTEIPRAIGTLRYRLGDMEEERLAFPYNLWMWQRAHDFFNGLGTDDREAVDTLLTDEQIQALSAPLTIRVQRRGNRLERQQ, translated from the coding sequence ATGTATCAATTGATCGGCGCGCCCGTTTCACTCTACACCGGCAAGGTACGTTGCTACCTGCACTTTAAGGGCATCACCTTCAAAGAAATCCTGTCCACTCCGCAGGTCTTCAAGGAGCTGATCATTCCGCGAACCGGGGTTCGTTATATTCCGGTATTGGTCACGCCCGATGACCAGGTGATTCAGGATACTACCGATATCATCGACCATCTGGAGCAACGCTTTGCGGACCGATCGGTGTATCCAGTCGGTCCTTGCCAGCGGTTAGTTGCACTGCTGATGGAAATCTACGGGGACGAATGGCTTGTCAACCCCGCCATGCTCTATCGCTGGGCGAATGATGAGAACCGTGAGTTTGCCATCCAGGAGTTTGGCCGAACTCGCTTGCCCGGTGCCAGTGATGAGGAGCAGTATGCTGCCGGGCTGGAAGCGTCCGGTCCCTTTGCCGGCGCCCTGCCCCGCCTGGGCGTAACCGACCATTCGCGCCCTGCCATTGAGCACAGTTATATGGCTTTGCTGACGGAGCTGAACACCCACTTCAGTGCTTATGATTACCTGCTCGGCGACAAACCCTGCATCGGCGATTACGGCCTGATCGGCCCGCTGTATGCGCATCTCTACCGCGACCCTGCCTCTGGCCGCCTGATGCGCGATCAGGCTCCCCAGGTAGCCAGCTGGGTGGAACGCATGATCAGTCCGGACGCCAACCACAATGAGGGCGACTACCTGGCAGATGATCAGATACCCGACACCCTGTTACCCATCATTGCCCGCATGTTTGATGAGCAGGTCCCGGTGCTGCTGGAGACCGCACGATTACTGGAACAATGGACACAAGCCAGCCCTGACAGCACTGAGATTCCCCGCGCCATCGGCACACTGCGCTATCGGCTGGGCGATATGGAAGAGGAGCGGTTGGCGTTTCCCTACAACCTGTGGATGTGGCAGCGAGCGCATGATTTCTTCAATGGCCTGGGTACCGATGACAGGGAGGCTGTTGATACCCTGCTGACCGATGAGCAGATCCAAGCTCTGAGTGCGCCGCTGACTATTCGAGTACAGCGGAGAGGGAACAGGCTGGAGCGGCAGCAGTAG
- the serB gene encoding phosphoserine phosphatase SerB — translation MKEIVLINITGPDRPGLTAAITGILARANVNILDIGQAVIHDTLSFGILVEIAGEDGLSDVLKDVLFRGYELDQQVRFTPVSAEEYSRWVTGQGKPRHIVTLLARRVTAEHIARVSEITARYGLNIDHIDRLSERIPEGMPGDQGKGCIEFSVRGEPADPAALRTEFLAISQELNVDIAFQQDSVFRRNRRLVVFDMDSTLIDAEVIDELAKAAGVGDQVAEITERAMRGELDFKASFRERMALLKGLPVSVLEEIGQALRLTEGAETLIAQLRRLGYKTAILSGGFSYFAEDLQKRLGIDYVYANALPTENGLVTGEVLEPIVDGQRKADLLRELAQREGISLEQTIAVGDGANDLPMLSIAGLGVAFRAKPLVKQSAKQAISTLGLDGILYLLGFRDREGF, via the coding sequence TTGAAGGAAATTGTCCTGATCAACATTACCGGTCCCGATCGCCCCGGCCTGACGGCGGCCATTACCGGCATTCTGGCGCGGGCGAACGTCAATATTCTTGACATCGGGCAGGCTGTTATCCATGACACACTGTCGTTTGGCATCCTGGTTGAAATAGCGGGTGAGGATGGTCTTTCAGACGTACTGAAAGACGTTTTGTTCCGCGGCTATGAGCTGGACCAGCAAGTGCGCTTCACACCGGTCAGCGCCGAAGAGTACAGCCGCTGGGTGACGGGGCAGGGCAAGCCTCGGCATATCGTCACCCTGCTGGCGCGCCGGGTTACCGCCGAACACATCGCCCGGGTCAGTGAGATCACCGCCCGCTACGGGCTGAATATCGATCACATTGACCGGCTGTCCGAACGGATCCCCGAAGGTATGCCCGGGGATCAGGGTAAGGGCTGTATCGAGTTCTCGGTGCGGGGTGAACCAGCTGATCCCGCTGCGCTGCGTACAGAATTTCTGGCGATCTCCCAGGAACTCAACGTCGATATCGCCTTCCAGCAGGACAGCGTCTTCCGCCGTAATCGTCGTCTGGTGGTGTTCGATATGGACTCCACCTTGATTGACGCTGAAGTGATCGATGAATTGGCCAAGGCCGCTGGCGTGGGTGACCAGGTGGCAGAGATTACCGAGCGGGCGATGCGCGGTGAACTGGATTTCAAGGCCAGTTTCCGTGAGCGTATGGCGTTGCTCAAAGGTTTGCCGGTGAGCGTACTGGAAGAGATCGGCCAAGCGCTGCGCCTGACCGAGGGCGCGGAAACCCTGATCGCACAACTGCGGCGGTTGGGCTACAAGACGGCCATTCTATCCGGCGGCTTCAGCTATTTCGCGGAAGACCTGCAGAAGCGTCTGGGTATCGACTACGTCTACGCCAACGCGTTGCCGACCGAGAATGGTCTGGTGACCGGTGAGGTGCTGGAGCCCATCGTCGACGGCCAGCGCAAGGCCGACCTGCTGCGCGAGTTGGCGCAGCGCGAAGGCATCAGCCTGGAGCAGACCATCGCCGTAGGCGATGGTGCCAATGACCTGCCGATGCTGTCCATTGCCGGATTGGGTGTGGCCTTCCGCGCCAAGCCGCTGGTGAAACAGTCTGCCAAACAGGCAATTTCCACCTTGGGGCTGGACGGTATTCTCTATCTGCTGGGATTCCGGGATCGGGAAGGGTTCTGA